The Chelatococcus sp. HY11 nucleotide sequence CTCCGACGCCTCGAATGGGCGGTCCGGGATCTTGGGTTCATCGGCGCCCACACCTATCCGCATTGGTTCGAGCTGGAGCCCAACCATCGCAAGTATTATCCATTCTATGCGAAATGCTGCGAACTCAACATTCCGATCCAGATGCAGGTGGGGCAATCACTGGTCTACTACGACAAGCGCCCGCTAAGAAGCGTCGCGAGGCCCATTCTCCTCGACGACATCGCCTGCGATTTTCCCGAGTTGAAGCTCATCGGGATTCACATCGGAATTCCATGGACGGATGAGATGATCGCGATGGCGTGGAAACATCCCAACGTCTACATCGCCTCGGATGCGCACAGCCCGAAATACTGGCCAGCCAGCTTCATCCACTACATCAACACCTATGGCCGCCATAAGGTGATGTTCGGAACGGACTTTCCCGTTCTCGCGTTCAAGCGCACACTCGACGAAATCGAGGCGCTTGGACTGCGGCCTGACGCGCAGAAGCTCTTTTTGCGCGACAATGCGTTGCGGGTCTATGGTCTCACTCCGTAACCACAGAGACGTGCCAGCCAAGAAACCAGAGGTTGCCTCCATGAAAAGCATTACGAACGCTCTGCTGGCTTCCGTCGCGCTCACCGCGATGCTCGGCACCGCGGCCTTGGCCGCCGACGGCACGGTGACGCTCGGTGTCGTCACAGCGCAGACAGGTCCGCTCGCGCCGGCCGGAAAATTTCAGCAGAACGGCTTCAACCTTGCCGTTGAACAGATCAACAAGGCGGGTGGTTTCACAGTCGGCGGCAAGACCTACGACCTCGCGTTGAAAACCTACGACACACGCTGCAATGTCGCCGAAGGCGCCTCCGCGATGGAGCGGCTGGCGACCGTCGACAAGGTGCCTGTCGTGCTCGGTGAGCTCTGCAGCCCGGTCGCAGCCGCCGAGGCTCCCGTTGCCGAAGATTTCAAGGTGCCCTTGATCGTCACAGTCCCCACGGCCGGCAATCTCACGGAGCAGGGAAATCCCTATTTCTTCAGGATCAATGCCCGGGATATCCAGCTTAACGAGGGACTGGCTAAATACATCACAGATGCCAAGCTGACGCCGCTCGCCTTTCTCGCCTGGAACAACGACACCGGTCGTGGCGGTATCGAGGCCATGAAGGGCCTCCTGCCTGACAGCACGAAGATCGGCTATGTCGGCTATTTCAACGTGGGGGAGGTCGACTTCTCCAGCCATGTGACGAATATCCGCAATTCCGGCGCGAAAGCTGTCGTTCTTCTGATGGATGAGGAGCCGGGCTCCCTCGCGATCCGCCAGATTCGCGATGCCGGCGTGGATGTGCAGCTGATCGGGACCTTGGCCATGGGATCAGACCGCTTCTTGCAGCGGCTCAACGCCAAATATCTCGATGGTATGGCACAGTACAATTCCTTCCCGCCGAACAGCCCCGTTGATCGTATCAAGACGTTCAGCACAGCGTACAAAGCTAAATTCGGTGAGGAGACGCACGGATTTGCCGCGCAATCCTACGACGCCGTCTTCCTGGCGGTTGAAGCGATGAAAGCCGCCGGCACGACAACGGATGGCGCAAAAATCCGCGATGCGCTTTCCGCGCTCACCTTCAACGGTGTCATCGGCGAAGTGAAATTTGACGGCAAGGGGCAGGCGAACCCACCGGTCTATGTGACGCAGTGGTGCGCTGATGGCACCAGAAAGATTGTGCTACCGGCCACTCTGGCTGCCGACTGCGGGAGCGGCTGATTAAACGACTACGTGGCGCATCATGCCCAGGTCACATCATGTTATTGCTGAGGGCCTCCGGTTCCCGGAAGGGCCGGTTGCCTGCGGCGACGGAAGTCTTCTCGTGGTGGAGATCGCGAGCGGCGCCCTCACGCGGGTCGGCCCTGATGGCGTCGTTCGCAGGCTCGCGACGATTGCCGGTGGTCCGAATGGCCTCGCGGTCGGGCCGGACGGCGCCTACTACGTCTGCAATAATGGAGGCTTCCAGTGGCACGAAGACAATGGCGTGCTCAGGCCGACAGGGACGCCGCCAGACTATGTAGGTGGCCGCATAGAGAGGATCGACCCCGTCAACTTCTCGGTGCGCGCTCTCTATACGGAATGTAACGGTCACCGACTTGAAGGCCCCAACGATCTCGTCTTTGATCGAGAAGGTGGATTTTACTTCACTGACTATGGAAAAGTACGGCATCGTTGGCGCAGCCATGGTGGCGTATATTACGCGCTACCGGATGGGTCCGCGATCATCGAAATCGCATATCCCATGCTTAGCCCGAATGGCATTGGCCTATCGCCAGATGGGGGCACGCTTTATGTCGCCGAGACGGAGACCGGGCGGCTTTGGGCATTCGACATCATCGGCCCAGGGCAGGTCCGCAAGGCCGGCTTTCCATCACCACATGGCGGGCGCTTGCTGTGTGGCCTTCCTGATTTCCAGAAATTCGACAGCCTCGCAATCGAGCAGGCGGGCAACATCTGCGTTGCGACGCTTTTCGCTGGTGTGATTTCGGTTATCAGCCCTCTCGGTCAGCTCATACGGCAGGTGAATGTGCCCGATCTGTTCGTGACAAACATCTGCTTTGGCGGCAACGACCGACGAACGGCCTATCTGACACTGTCGAGCACTGGCAGGATTATGTCCATGGAGTGGCCGGAAGCCGGCCTTCCTCTCGCCTATGACTGCTAGACGGTGGAAACATGCCGCGTGATCGATACATGAATTTCGGCTGCATCCTCGAGAACTACGGCAGCCATCCGGCAGCGTGGCTGGTGTCGGAGGCGCCGGTCGATAGCGCCACCGATCCGAACCATTATATCGGCCTGGCAAAACTCGCCGAAGGCGCGAAGCTCGACTTCGTGTTCGTCGCCGATACGCCATGTCTTCCGGAAGGCGACATCGAATCACTGAGCCGTTCTCCACGCTATATCAATGGCCTGGAGCCGCTGACCCTTCTCTCGGTGCTCTCTGCCCACACCAGCCATATCGGCCTGGTCGGCACCCTTTCCTCCTCCTACAACGAGCCGTTCAACGTCGCACGCGCCGTTGCATCGCTGGATCATCTCAGTGGCGGTCGCGCGGCGTGGAACGTCGTTACCACCGGCAGCCTGAACGCGCCGGCAAACTTCGGCCGCGATGCGAACCTCGACCATGCGGTGCGCTATGAAAGGGCGCGCGAATTTGTCGGGGTCGTGCGCGGTCTTTGGGATACGTGGGGCGATAGCGCCATTGTCCGTAACGTGACGGATAGCCGGTACTTCGACCCACAGAAATTGCGTCCCCTGAACCATAAGGGAAAGCATTTCTCCGTCGCAGGCCCGCTCAATATCGCGCGCCCGCCCCAGGGCCATCCGGTCGTGGTTCAAGCTGGCGGCTCTGATCCAGGACGGGAGTTGGCCGCGGAGACCGCCGATATGGTCTTCATGGTTGAGAGTTCGCTTGAAGGAGCGCGTAGCTACTACAGTGACCTGAAGGGGCGGATGAGCAAATTCGGCCGGTGCCCCGATGAACTCAAACTGATGCAGGGTATTACGATCGTCGTCGGCAAGACTATCGCCGAAGCCGACGCCAAGACGGCCGCCTTGTCGTCCCGTATTCACGAAGATGTCGGCAAGACCGTGATCGGCACGGCGATCGGCGTGGATCTCAGTGACATGGACTTCGATGCCAGGATCCCCGCCGATCTTATCCCGGCTGAGTCCAATCGCGGCCAAACCTACCATCGCGTCATTTCACGCATGGCGATCGAGGAAAAGCTTACCATCCGGCAGATGAGCGCGCGCTTTGCCGAATCGCGGATCGGCAATACACTCAAGGGAACGCCCGAGACGATCGTTGATACGCTGGAGGAGTGGCACCAGGCCGGCGCTGTCGATGGCTTCATGCTGCGGGCTATGGCATTTCCCGACAGCTTACGCGACTTCTGCGACCTCGTCGTGCCAGAACTTCAGCGGCGTGGGCTGATGCGACAGGAATACAGCGGCAAGACTTTACGCTGCCATCTTGGTCTTGCACGGCCGGCCAATTGAACCGGCCAACCAATCGCAGCGTTGTCGGAACGATCAAATCCTCCCGATAACGTTTCGAGAGGATACGCTAACGTCACCACCACCGGATATCATGATCAGGCGATACTTTTCTCGACTCGACGTGTTGGTTGAACGACGTCGTAACTCTTGCCAAGCGCAAGCAGCTCAGGAGTGCCGATAAGGCTGTTCAACTCATTGAAGTCAAACATACGATTACTGAATGGCGCATTGGTGCCATGCGCGGCGAGAGATCGATAGTATTCCTGCGCCGTTCGCGCAAGGGCTCTCACAATACCACCGCCAAAAATGACGATCTTGAAGCC carries:
- a CDS encoding SMP-30/gluconolactonase/LRE family protein produces the protein MPRSHHVIAEGLRFPEGPVACGDGSLLVVEIASGALTRVGPDGVVRRLATIAGGPNGLAVGPDGAYYVCNNGGFQWHEDNGVLRPTGTPPDYVGGRIERIDPVNFSVRALYTECNGHRLEGPNDLVFDREGGFYFTDYGKVRHRWRSHGGVYYALPDGSAIIEIAYPMLSPNGIGLSPDGGTLYVAETETGRLWAFDIIGPGQVRKAGFPSPHGGRLLCGLPDFQKFDSLAIEQAGNICVATLFAGVISVISPLGQLIRQVNVPDLFVTNICFGGNDRRTAYLTLSSTGRIMSMEWPEAGLPLAYDC
- a CDS encoding LLM class flavin-dependent oxidoreductase; amino-acid sequence: MPRDRYMNFGCILENYGSHPAAWLVSEAPVDSATDPNHYIGLAKLAEGAKLDFVFVADTPCLPEGDIESLSRSPRYINGLEPLTLLSVLSAHTSHIGLVGTLSSSYNEPFNVARAVASLDHLSGGRAAWNVVTTGSLNAPANFGRDANLDHAVRYERAREFVGVVRGLWDTWGDSAIVRNVTDSRYFDPQKLRPLNHKGKHFSVAGPLNIARPPQGHPVVVQAGGSDPGRELAAETADMVFMVESSLEGARSYYSDLKGRMSKFGRCPDELKLMQGITIVVGKTIAEADAKTAALSSRIHEDVGKTVIGTAIGVDLSDMDFDARIPADLIPAESNRGQTYHRVISRMAIEEKLTIRQMSARFAESRIGNTLKGTPETIVDTLEEWHQAGAVDGFMLRAMAFPDSLRDFCDLVVPELQRRGLMRQEYSGKTLRCHLGLARPAN
- a CDS encoding ABC transporter substrate-binding protein, whose translation is MKSITNALLASVALTAMLGTAALAADGTVTLGVVTAQTGPLAPAGKFQQNGFNLAVEQINKAGGFTVGGKTYDLALKTYDTRCNVAEGASAMERLATVDKVPVVLGELCSPVAAAEAPVAEDFKVPLIVTVPTAGNLTEQGNPYFFRINARDIQLNEGLAKYITDAKLTPLAFLAWNNDTGRGGIEAMKGLLPDSTKIGYVGYFNVGEVDFSSHVTNIRNSGAKAVVLLMDEEPGSLAIRQIRDAGVDVQLIGTLAMGSDRFLQRLNAKYLDGMAQYNSFPPNSPVDRIKTFSTAYKAKFGEETHGFAAQSYDAVFLAVEAMKAAGTTTDGAKIRDALSALTFNGVIGEVKFDGKGQANPPVYVTQWCADGTRKIVLPATLAADCGSG
- a CDS encoding amidohydrolase family protein, giving the protein MQGVIDVVVNPLTPQIVAARPAWTKTFHTKKIGRAEEDVASVTHDEMLAQMDAAGIEKAFLIACKLGQEGTPGAWHMPYEWIAEAVAAHPTRFHGLAGVDPTEGMEGLRRLEWAVRDLGFIGAHTYPHWFELEPNHRKYYPFYAKCCELNIPIQMQVGQSLVYYDKRPLRSVARPILLDDIACDFPELKLIGIHIGIPWTDEMIAMAWKHPNVYIASDAHSPKYWPASFIHYINTYGRHKVMFGTDFPVLAFKRTLDEIEALGLRPDAQKLFLRDNALRVYGLTP